The stretch of DNA GCAAACAGAATGGTGGTTTCTTTCCCTGCTGCATCCATATAGAAAGCCCGTAAAATCCCTGATTGGACAAAATTGATTTCTTTACAAAGTTGCTGTTCTTTCAGGATCAGTTCTTTTTTACGGATTTTTCTTTCTTTCAATAAAGAATTGAAGTATACCACTTCTTCATTATTAAGTGAAACATGTTTAGCGATGTTCTTTAAAATCAAACTGTCATTCATGGTGCTTGAAGATACTTATTTCTCTAAATGTAAATCAGTGCTAAATTAGTGTTTATTTTTCAACAAGCTTTTAAAATTGGGAGATTCAGAGGATATTTATATTAAAATAATGTAAATAAGTTGTTAATGTTTTAACAGGATCATGCTATTTACCCTTCAAGTACTTTTTCAGGTATTTTGAAGTTTCAGAATGCTTGGCTGATAATAGGCTTTCAACAGTTCCTTCATAAATAATACTGCCTCCTAATTTACCTGCTCCGGGGCCTATATCGATGATCCAGTCTGCTTGGGCAATAATATCCAGATTATGTTCAATAACGATTAGGGTATTCCCTTTATTAACCAACTCATCAAAGAATGAGAGTAGTTTTTCATTGTCGATAGGATGGAGACCGGTACTGGGCTCGTCTAGAATAATAACCTGATCGGTATTATTAAGCTCTTTTGTTAATTTTAAACGCTGTCTTTCACCACCCGAAAAACTATCAAGACGTTGTCCAAGGGTAAGATAATCTAAACCAAGCTTGATCAATAGATTAAGCTCATGTCCGAATTCTGATTTAGGGAAGAAATGCAATGCTTCCAAAACAGTCATGTCCATAACATCTGCAATGTTTTTGTGATGATACTGGTATTGTAAAACTTCTGGTTTATATCCTGAACCCAGACAAACTTCACAAGGCTGCTCGATATCATCCATAAAGGCGAGATCTATTTTTTCAACGCCTAAACCTCTGCAATTGGGACATGCACCTTCTCCGTTTCTGCTAAAAAGTTTTTCTGAAACATGATTAGCATTAGAAAATAGCTTTCTGACAATATTGGAGAGATTGAGGTACGTCAATAAATTAGAACGGCTACTGGCTGTAAATACAGATTGATCTACAACGGTTACCTGTGGATAGGACATGGGTAAAACTTTATTGATTAAAGTACTTTTCCCAGAGCCTGCAACACCAGTTACTACAGTCATTATTCCTGTAGGTATTTTTACACTTACATCTTTCAGGTTATGGAGATGAGCATGTTGTATATCAAGATAACCTTTAGCTGTGCGGGGTTTTGTATTGTAGTCACGGACTTTACTAAAATAGCTGCCGGTTTTGCTTTTAGCGTGTTTTAAATCTTTAAAACTTCCCTGATACATAATCTCTCCACCATTTTTTCCTGAATCGGGTCCCATGTCTACAATGAGATCGGCTATTTTAATAAGATCAGGATCATGTTCAACAATCAATACCGTATTGCCTTTATCCCTTATTTTTTTGATGATATCTACAATATGGTCAATATCTTTAGGATGTAGTCCAATACTGGGCTCGTCAAAGATATATAATAAATCAACCAGGCTGTTTCCTAATTGTTTGACCATCTTGATTCGTTGTGACTCTCCGCCTGAAAGTGTATCGGTTTGTCTGTCCAATGTAAGATATTGCAGACCTATGTCAATAAGGTTCTGTAACTTTTTTTCAAGTTCCTGCAGAATGGAAGAATACATTTCAGAAGGTAATGCTTGTATAAAAAGTAACAAATCATCAATAGGCATTGCAGTACAATCTGCAATATTTTTACCCTTAATTTTACATGACAGGACTTTTGAATTCAAACGCTTTCCTTTACAGACAGGGCATTCTTTGGTAATGATTACTTTATTTAAAGTGTCTTTTCGGGTGATATTTTCTTTAGAATCCTTTTTCAGAAAAGAGTTCTCAATTCTTGGAATGATACCTTTGTATTTTACAGTCTTTCCCCAGTTTTTAGAAGGTTTTTTAGGAGTATGCTCTTCTGCATTCAATAATAAGTCCCATTCTTCTTTGGTATAGTCTTTTAGCTTTTTATCATTATCAAAATATCCGGATTCAGTATAACGTGTAAGACGCCATCCACCTGACTGAAAGGTTGGAAATTGTATTGCCCCTTCATTTAATGATTTATTTTTATTGAATAAGGTTTCTATATTCACGGCTTGTACAAATCCCAGTCCTTCACACTCCGGACACATTCCTTGCGGATTATTAAATGAGAATACATTAGAATAGCCCACAAAAGGTTTTCCCATTCTTGAGAAAAGCAGCCGGAGTGAAGCATAGATATCAGTTGCTGTTCCTACTGTTGATCGTGCATTTCCGCCTAATCTTTTTTGATTGATAATAAAAGGAACATTGAGGTTTTCGATTTTGTCTACATTGGGAACACCAAAATGCTGTAGACGGTTTCTAATGAAACTGTTTTGTGTTTCATTGATCTGGCGTTGGGCTTCTGCACCAATGGTCTCAAATACCAGAGAAGATTTTCCTGAGCCTGAAACTCCTGTAAATACAGTAATTTTATTTTTAGGAATTTGTAATGAAATGTTTTTAAGATTATTCTGTCTTGCTTTGGTAACAATGATGTCTTTCATAATTTAATATTAATAAGTGAATCAATGACTAAGATAAGAACGGGATACAATCTAAAAGTGTATCATTTTGACCAGAAGAATAATACTTCTGTAATTTTAATTTTTTAGTAAATTTTCCAGTGCCTTCTTTAAATAAGGAAATTGAAACTGAAAGCCTGCATCATGTAGCTTTTGTGAATTTACTCTGGAGCCCTCTAATAAAGCAATTGACAGCTCACCAAATATTATTTTTAAAATAAATGCAGGGATATTAGGCATCAATAGAGGTTTTTTTAAAACTTCAGCGATTTTTTTTGTGAAATTTTCATTGGTAGTATGCTCTGGCGAGGCTGAGTTATAGGCCCCTTTTATGTGTGGATTCTTTAGTGCAAATTCATAAATAGCACTGATGTCTTTGAGATGGATCCATGGCATGTACTGTTGACCACTTCCTAACGGTGATCCAATCCAGAATTGGATGGGAACTGCCATTTTCTTTAAGGCTCCCTCTTTTTCAGAAAGTACAATAGATGTTCTTATCTTTACAACTCTTTCAGCGGCACCCTCCTCTAAAAATTTATCGGCAGCCTGTTCCCATAAAACAACTACTTTTCCAAGGAAGTCATCGGCTTTTTCATCTTGTTCAGAATATATTTTTTGAGAGGTCTTCGCTCCATATATTCCTATCGCAGAAGCAGAGATAAAAGACTTCAGTCTGATGTTTTTCTTTTTTAAAGTTTCTAGGATCAGTTTTGCAGAATCTGTACGGCTGGAAATAATTTCTTTTTTCCTTTCTGCAGTCCATCTTTTTTCAGAAATATTGGCTCCGGCCAGATGGATAATATGACTTACATTATCAAATGCAGATTCATCTATTGTTCCTCGATTAATATCCCATTCATATTCATTGCTTTGTTTCTTTTTTCGGGTTAAAAGCCTAACCTCATATTCCTGATTAATATTTTCAGATAATTCTCGGGTGACCATGCCATTAGCTCCGGTAATCAAAACAACTTCTTTCATAGGTATTAATTTTAGTGGGTACTTATGCCTGATTTCTCACGATCAGAACAAAATCTTCTTCTAAAAGCTTATAACCATAATCATAAATGAACTTATATTCAGAACCGTTTTTATAAACTTTTATGTTGGTGAAATAATCAAAATCAAAACCTAGGCCATCCAGCTTCGATCTGGAAATTTTAGTTTTACCATCGATGTTTACCTCTGTCAGAATACGGTAATTTTTACGGAGTTTGTTATTGATATTCCGCAT from Chryseobacterium piperi encodes:
- a CDS encoding TIGR01777 family oxidoreductase; this translates as MKEVVLITGANGMVTRELSENINQEYEVRLLTRKKKQSNEYEWDINRGTIDESAFDNVSHIIHLAGANISEKRWTAERKKEIISSRTDSAKLILETLKKKNIRLKSFISASAIGIYGAKTSQKIYSEQDEKADDFLGKVVVLWEQAADKFLEEGAAERVVKIRTSIVLSEKEGALKKMAVPIQFWIGSPLGSGQQYMPWIHLKDISAIYEFALKNPHIKGAYNSASPEHTTNENFTKKIAEVLKKPLLMPNIPAFILKIIFGELSIALLEGSRVNSQKLHDAGFQFQFPYLKKALENLLKN
- a CDS encoding ATP-binding cassette domain-containing protein, with product MKDIIVTKARQNNLKNISLQIPKNKITVFTGVSGSGKSSLVFETIGAEAQRQINETQNSFIRNRLQHFGVPNVDKIENLNVPFIINQKRLGGNARSTVGTATDIYASLRLLFSRMGKPFVGYSNVFSFNNPQGMCPECEGLGFVQAVNIETLFNKNKSLNEGAIQFPTFQSGGWRLTRYTESGYFDNDKKLKDYTKEEWDLLLNAEEHTPKKPSKNWGKTVKYKGIIPRIENSFLKKDSKENITRKDTLNKVIITKECPVCKGKRLNSKVLSCKIKGKNIADCTAMPIDDLLLFIQALPSEMYSSILQELEKKLQNLIDIGLQYLTLDRQTDTLSGGESQRIKMVKQLGNSLVDLLYIFDEPSIGLHPKDIDHIVDIIKKIRDKGNTVLIVEHDPDLIKIADLIVDMGPDSGKNGGEIMYQGSFKDLKHAKSKTGSYFSKVRDYNTKPRTAKGYLDIQHAHLHNLKDVSVKIPTGIMTVVTGVAGSGKSTLINKVLPMSYPQVTVVDQSVFTASSRSNLLTYLNLSNIVRKLFSNANHVSEKLFSRNGEGACPNCRGLGVEKIDLAFMDDIEQPCEVCLGSGYKPEVLQYQYHHKNIADVMDMTVLEALHFFPKSEFGHELNLLIKLGLDYLTLGQRLDSFSGGERQRLKLTKELNNTDQVIILDEPSTGLHPIDNEKLLSFFDELVNKGNTLIVIEHNLDIIAQADWIIDIGPGAGKLGGSIIYEGTVESLLSAKHSETSKYLKKYLKGK
- a CDS encoding DUF2116 family Zn-ribbon domain-containing protein, which produces MNCLECGEKILGRSDKKFCNDACRNAYNNKQNKDSNNMMRNINNKLRKNYRILTEVNIDGKTKISRSKLDGLGFDFDYFTNIKVYKNGSEYKFIYDYGYKLLEEDFVLIVRNQA